Proteins encoded by one window of Danaus plexippus chromosome Z, MEX_DaPlex, whole genome shotgun sequence:
- the LOC116777385 gene encoding SET and MYND domain-containing protein 4 isoform X1 has protein sequence MCGWKRSHVVFRINKFLKMDQNGVDFSYATMCSDVTLCANNKGFFKNFAEEMVSLAEIDGWLDDFELIEDKEKVLAVRNNQKIMEPINELLSRIQPLFRGKDARVSHEKKTAAVIALKNGDLVKSLSLANQAVLRAPMTAIRGHETIISPVGTDEIIDSGITLALSLWVRSEVLLSLNRPKPALEDLKLALKERLPARMRADYYWRMGHCYKGTGETTRAKVSYELASRLLGDKKEAKIQLANDIESLKHSTQSESPSKLKEPQLTSGATLNLPALSKLLKITEDNEKGRYAVANAPVKTGDIVLVESPYAACLLADCHGSHCLHCFVRLEDFEDSAPIWCPNCSGVAFCSIQCRDAAISTYHLYECPFFNLFIGSGMSVLSHIALRMVTQAGLDTSLSIHSKFLSNEVKTIQSPVLNDVEGEKKKFKIKSRKERLNRTRKGMNIIENKTSDTQEIEPQIKNETSYNEKIEMAAEQIYSLLAHSRQRKGADYLKRIIMGMFLTECLKKTDFFKNCEKENITRAEISICELIVRNLQLLQFNAHEIYETVRGEHQFRGSKPVYIGVGIYPTGALFNHECYPAVARYFYGKKMSYRAIRPLEPGEIAAENYGPHFLMRTLKERQRMLTCRYWFRCQCIACVEDWPTLKETESKSPIYLRCLNKKCHGKIKVIKNPTNLKCPKCSMAFNKTSLKECLNEVDIVLSQYEAGAKLMEQQRPQDAIEIFSKAIDCFYDFAMPPHRETHIAQESLRSCYATFGNTHILKEK, from the exons ATGTGCGGCTGGAAGCGGTCACACGTAGTCTTCCGTATAAACAAATTCttaaag ATGGATCAAAACGGCGTCGACTTTTCATACGCTACCATGTGCAGTGATGTGACGCTGTGTGCGAACAATAAGGGTTTTTTTAAGAACTTCGCAGAAGAAATGGTTTCATTGGCAGAAATTGATGGATGGTTGGATGACTTTGAACTTATTGAGGACAAGGAAAAAGTCCTAGCAGTAAGGAATAATCAAAAA ATTATGGAACCTATCAATGAGTTATTATCTAGAATTCAACCCTTATTCCGAGGTAAGGACGCAAGAGTATCGCATGAAAAGAAAACTGCAGCTGTGATAGCCTTAAAGAATGGAGATCTCGTTAAAAGTCTTTCTCTAGCCAACCAAGCCGTGCTTCGAGCTCCAATGACTG CGATACGAGGACACGAGACTATCATCTCACCTGTCG GTACCGATGAAATAATAGATAGTGGTATAACACTCGCTTTAAGCCTCTGGGTTCGTTCGGAAGTTTTGTTAAGTCTAAACCGTCCGAAACCAGCTTTAGAAGACCTTAAGCTAGCTTTGAAAGAACGGCTTCCAGCTCGTATGAGAGCAGATTATTATTGGAGGATGGGCCACTGTTACAAGG GTACTGGTGAAACAACACGAGCTAAGGTTTCATATGAATTAGCTAGCCGGTTATTGGGGGATAAAAAAGAAGCAAAAATTCAACTAGCTAATGATATCGAATCATTAAAACACTCTACACAATCCGAAAGTCCTTCCAAACTGAAAG AACCTCAACTCACAAGCGGTGCAACGTTAAATTTACCAGctctttcaaaattattaaaaattactgaagATAACGAAAag GGCCGTTACGCAGTTGCTAATGCTCCAGTAAAAACCGGTGACATAGTTTTAGTTGAAAGTCCCTACGCTGCTTGTTTACTCGCTGATTGCCATGGCTCTCACTGCCTTCATTGCTTTGTAAG ATTAGAAGATTTTGAGGACTCGGCTCCAATATGGTGTCCCAATTGCTCAGGAGTAGCATTTTGTTCGATACAATGTCGAGATGCTGCAATTTCCACATATCATTTATACGAGTGCCCGTTTTTTAACCTAtttattg GTTCCGGAATGTCGGTACTTAGCCACATTGCTCTCCGTATGGTAACCCAAGCCGGACTGGACACAAGTCTTTCAATACATTCGAAGTTTTTAAGCAATGAAGTTAAGACTATACAGAGTCCGGTATTAAACGATGTTgaaggagaaaaaaaaaagtttaagatAAAAAGTAGAAAAGAGAGATTGAACAGAACAAGAAAAGGTATGAACATTATCGAAAATAAAACTTCCGATACACAAGAAATTGAaccacaaattaaaaatgagacGAGTTACAATGAAAAGATAGAAATGGCAGCTGAGCAAATTTATTCACTGCTGGCTCATTCACGACAAAGGAAGGGAGCAGATTACCTAAAGCGTATAATTATGGGCATGTTTCTAACGGAATGTTTGAAGAAAaccgatttttttaaaaattgtgaaaaagaaaatataacaagag CTGAAATATCAATTTGCGAATTGATAGTTCGTAACTtgcaattattacaatttaatgcCCACGAGATCTATGAAACAGTGCGTGGAGAACATCAATTTAGAGGATCTAAACCAGTCTACATAGGCGTAGGAATTTATCCTACAGGAGCCTTATTTAATCACGAATGTTATCCCGCAGTGGCAcg atatttctatggtaaaaaaatgtcataccGCGCGATACGACCTCTTGAACCAGGAGAGATTGCCGCTGAGAACTATGGACCGCATTTTTTGATGCGCACGCTTAAGGAACGCCAAAGGATGCTGACGTGTCGATACTGGTTCAGATGTCAATGTATAGCCTGCGTTGAGGATTGGCCGACTCTCAAAGAAACTGAATCTAAATCACCAATATACTTGAG GTGTCTCAATAAGAAGTGCCAcggaaaaattaaagttatcaaaaaTCCAACAAACTTGAAGTGCCCGAAATGTTCTATGGCCTTTAATAAGACTTCTTTGAAAGAATGTTTAAACGAGGTTGACATAGTTCTCTCGCAGTACGAG gCAGGTGCGAAGCTAATGGAACAGCAGCGGCCCCAAGATGCTATCGAAATATTCTCAAAAGCCATTGATTGCTTTTATGACTTTGCAATGCCTCCACATCGAGAAACACATATAGCACAAGAATCGCTAAGGTCGTGTTATGCTACATTTGGAAACAcccatattttaaaagaaaaatga
- the LOC116777385 gene encoding SET and MYND domain-containing protein 4 isoform X2: protein MCGWKRSHVVFRINKFLKMDQNGVDFSYATMCSDVTLCANNKGFFKNFAEEMVSLAEIDGWLDDFELIEDKEKVLAVRNNQKIMEPINELLSRIQPLFRGKDARVSHEKKTAAVIALKNGDLVKSLSLANQAVLRAPMTGTDEIIDSGITLALSLWVRSEVLLSLNRPKPALEDLKLALKERLPARMRADYYWRMGHCYKGTGETTRAKVSYELASRLLGDKKEAKIQLANDIESLKHSTQSESPSKLKEPQLTSGATLNLPALSKLLKITEDNEKGRYAVANAPVKTGDIVLVESPYAACLLADCHGSHCLHCFVRLEDFEDSAPIWCPNCSGVAFCSIQCRDAAISTYHLYECPFFNLFIGSGMSVLSHIALRMVTQAGLDTSLSIHSKFLSNEVKTIQSPVLNDVEGEKKKFKIKSRKERLNRTRKGMNIIENKTSDTQEIEPQIKNETSYNEKIEMAAEQIYSLLAHSRQRKGADYLKRIIMGMFLTECLKKTDFFKNCEKENITRAEISICELIVRNLQLLQFNAHEIYETVRGEHQFRGSKPVYIGVGIYPTGALFNHECYPAVARYFYGKKMSYRAIRPLEPGEIAAENYGPHFLMRTLKERQRMLTCRYWFRCQCIACVEDWPTLKETESKSPIYLRCLNKKCHGKIKVIKNPTNLKCPKCSMAFNKTSLKECLNEVDIVLSQYEAGAKLMEQQRPQDAIEIFSKAIDCFYDFAMPPHRETHIAQESLRSCYATFGNTHILKEK from the exons ATGTGCGGCTGGAAGCGGTCACACGTAGTCTTCCGTATAAACAAATTCttaaag ATGGATCAAAACGGCGTCGACTTTTCATACGCTACCATGTGCAGTGATGTGACGCTGTGTGCGAACAATAAGGGTTTTTTTAAGAACTTCGCAGAAGAAATGGTTTCATTGGCAGAAATTGATGGATGGTTGGATGACTTTGAACTTATTGAGGACAAGGAAAAAGTCCTAGCAGTAAGGAATAATCAAAAA ATTATGGAACCTATCAATGAGTTATTATCTAGAATTCAACCCTTATTCCGAGGTAAGGACGCAAGAGTATCGCATGAAAAGAAAACTGCAGCTGTGATAGCCTTAAAGAATGGAGATCTCGTTAAAAGTCTTTCTCTAGCCAACCAAGCCGTGCTTCGAGCTCCAATGACTG GTACCGATGAAATAATAGATAGTGGTATAACACTCGCTTTAAGCCTCTGGGTTCGTTCGGAAGTTTTGTTAAGTCTAAACCGTCCGAAACCAGCTTTAGAAGACCTTAAGCTAGCTTTGAAAGAACGGCTTCCAGCTCGTATGAGAGCAGATTATTATTGGAGGATGGGCCACTGTTACAAGG GTACTGGTGAAACAACACGAGCTAAGGTTTCATATGAATTAGCTAGCCGGTTATTGGGGGATAAAAAAGAAGCAAAAATTCAACTAGCTAATGATATCGAATCATTAAAACACTCTACACAATCCGAAAGTCCTTCCAAACTGAAAG AACCTCAACTCACAAGCGGTGCAACGTTAAATTTACCAGctctttcaaaattattaaaaattactgaagATAACGAAAag GGCCGTTACGCAGTTGCTAATGCTCCAGTAAAAACCGGTGACATAGTTTTAGTTGAAAGTCCCTACGCTGCTTGTTTACTCGCTGATTGCCATGGCTCTCACTGCCTTCATTGCTTTGTAAG ATTAGAAGATTTTGAGGACTCGGCTCCAATATGGTGTCCCAATTGCTCAGGAGTAGCATTTTGTTCGATACAATGTCGAGATGCTGCAATTTCCACATATCATTTATACGAGTGCCCGTTTTTTAACCTAtttattg GTTCCGGAATGTCGGTACTTAGCCACATTGCTCTCCGTATGGTAACCCAAGCCGGACTGGACACAAGTCTTTCAATACATTCGAAGTTTTTAAGCAATGAAGTTAAGACTATACAGAGTCCGGTATTAAACGATGTTgaaggagaaaaaaaaaagtttaagatAAAAAGTAGAAAAGAGAGATTGAACAGAACAAGAAAAGGTATGAACATTATCGAAAATAAAACTTCCGATACACAAGAAATTGAaccacaaattaaaaatgagacGAGTTACAATGAAAAGATAGAAATGGCAGCTGAGCAAATTTATTCACTGCTGGCTCATTCACGACAAAGGAAGGGAGCAGATTACCTAAAGCGTATAATTATGGGCATGTTTCTAACGGAATGTTTGAAGAAAaccgatttttttaaaaattgtgaaaaagaaaatataacaagag CTGAAATATCAATTTGCGAATTGATAGTTCGTAACTtgcaattattacaatttaatgcCCACGAGATCTATGAAACAGTGCGTGGAGAACATCAATTTAGAGGATCTAAACCAGTCTACATAGGCGTAGGAATTTATCCTACAGGAGCCTTATTTAATCACGAATGTTATCCCGCAGTGGCAcg atatttctatggtaaaaaaatgtcataccGCGCGATACGACCTCTTGAACCAGGAGAGATTGCCGCTGAGAACTATGGACCGCATTTTTTGATGCGCACGCTTAAGGAACGCCAAAGGATGCTGACGTGTCGATACTGGTTCAGATGTCAATGTATAGCCTGCGTTGAGGATTGGCCGACTCTCAAAGAAACTGAATCTAAATCACCAATATACTTGAG GTGTCTCAATAAGAAGTGCCAcggaaaaattaaagttatcaaaaaTCCAACAAACTTGAAGTGCCCGAAATGTTCTATGGCCTTTAATAAGACTTCTTTGAAAGAATGTTTAAACGAGGTTGACATAGTTCTCTCGCAGTACGAG gCAGGTGCGAAGCTAATGGAACAGCAGCGGCCCCAAGATGCTATCGAAATATTCTCAAAAGCCATTGATTGCTTTTATGACTTTGCAATGCCTCCACATCGAGAAACACATATAGCACAAGAATCGCTAAGGTCGTGTTATGCTACATTTGGAAACAcccatattttaaaagaaaaatga
- the LOC116777385 gene encoding SET and MYND domain-containing protein DDB_G0284059 isoform X3, translated as MRDLYEKQLYNYCCTYKGTDEIIDSGITLALSLWVRSEVLLSLNRPKPALEDLKLALKERLPARMRADYYWRMGHCYKGTGETTRAKVSYELASRLLGDKKEAKIQLANDIESLKHSTQSESPSKLKEPQLTSGATLNLPALSKLLKITEDNEKGRYAVANAPVKTGDIVLVESPYAACLLADCHGSHCLHCFVRLEDFEDSAPIWCPNCSGVAFCSIQCRDAAISTYHLYECPFFNLFIGSGMSVLSHIALRMVTQAGLDTSLSIHSKFLSNEVKTIQSPVLNDVEGEKKKFKIKSRKERLNRTRKGMNIIENKTSDTQEIEPQIKNETSYNEKIEMAAEQIYSLLAHSRQRKGADYLKRIIMGMFLTECLKKTDFFKNCEKENITRAEISICELIVRNLQLLQFNAHEIYETVRGEHQFRGSKPVYIGVGIYPTGALFNHECYPAVARYFYGKKMSYRAIRPLEPGEIAAENYGPHFLMRTLKERQRMLTCRYWFRCQCIACVEDWPTLKETESKSPIYLRCLNKKCHGKIKVIKNPTNLKCPKCSMAFNKTSLKECLNEVDIVLSQYEAGAKLMEQQRPQDAIEIFSKAIDCFYDFAMPPHRETHIAQESLRSCYATFGNTHILKEK; from the exons ATGCgagatttatatgaaaaacagtTATACAACTACTGTTGTACATATAAAG GTACCGATGAAATAATAGATAGTGGTATAACACTCGCTTTAAGCCTCTGGGTTCGTTCGGAAGTTTTGTTAAGTCTAAACCGTCCGAAACCAGCTTTAGAAGACCTTAAGCTAGCTTTGAAAGAACGGCTTCCAGCTCGTATGAGAGCAGATTATTATTGGAGGATGGGCCACTGTTACAAGG GTACTGGTGAAACAACACGAGCTAAGGTTTCATATGAATTAGCTAGCCGGTTATTGGGGGATAAAAAAGAAGCAAAAATTCAACTAGCTAATGATATCGAATCATTAAAACACTCTACACAATCCGAAAGTCCTTCCAAACTGAAAG AACCTCAACTCACAAGCGGTGCAACGTTAAATTTACCAGctctttcaaaattattaaaaattactgaagATAACGAAAag GGCCGTTACGCAGTTGCTAATGCTCCAGTAAAAACCGGTGACATAGTTTTAGTTGAAAGTCCCTACGCTGCTTGTTTACTCGCTGATTGCCATGGCTCTCACTGCCTTCATTGCTTTGTAAG ATTAGAAGATTTTGAGGACTCGGCTCCAATATGGTGTCCCAATTGCTCAGGAGTAGCATTTTGTTCGATACAATGTCGAGATGCTGCAATTTCCACATATCATTTATACGAGTGCCCGTTTTTTAACCTAtttattg GTTCCGGAATGTCGGTACTTAGCCACATTGCTCTCCGTATGGTAACCCAAGCCGGACTGGACACAAGTCTTTCAATACATTCGAAGTTTTTAAGCAATGAAGTTAAGACTATACAGAGTCCGGTATTAAACGATGTTgaaggagaaaaaaaaaagtttaagatAAAAAGTAGAAAAGAGAGATTGAACAGAACAAGAAAAGGTATGAACATTATCGAAAATAAAACTTCCGATACACAAGAAATTGAaccacaaattaaaaatgagacGAGTTACAATGAAAAGATAGAAATGGCAGCTGAGCAAATTTATTCACTGCTGGCTCATTCACGACAAAGGAAGGGAGCAGATTACCTAAAGCGTATAATTATGGGCATGTTTCTAACGGAATGTTTGAAGAAAaccgatttttttaaaaattgtgaaaaagaaaatataacaagag CTGAAATATCAATTTGCGAATTGATAGTTCGTAACTtgcaattattacaatttaatgcCCACGAGATCTATGAAACAGTGCGTGGAGAACATCAATTTAGAGGATCTAAACCAGTCTACATAGGCGTAGGAATTTATCCTACAGGAGCCTTATTTAATCACGAATGTTATCCCGCAGTGGCAcg atatttctatggtaaaaaaatgtcataccGCGCGATACGACCTCTTGAACCAGGAGAGATTGCCGCTGAGAACTATGGACCGCATTTTTTGATGCGCACGCTTAAGGAACGCCAAAGGATGCTGACGTGTCGATACTGGTTCAGATGTCAATGTATAGCCTGCGTTGAGGATTGGCCGACTCTCAAAGAAACTGAATCTAAATCACCAATATACTTGAG GTGTCTCAATAAGAAGTGCCAcggaaaaattaaagttatcaaaaaTCCAACAAACTTGAAGTGCCCGAAATGTTCTATGGCCTTTAATAAGACTTCTTTGAAAGAATGTTTAAACGAGGTTGACATAGTTCTCTCGCAGTACGAG gCAGGTGCGAAGCTAATGGAACAGCAGCGGCCCCAAGATGCTATCGAAATATTCTCAAAAGCCATTGATTGCTTTTATGACTTTGCAATGCCTCCACATCGAGAAACACATATAGCACAAGAATCGCTAAGGTCGTGTTATGCTACATTTGGAAACAcccatattttaaaagaaaaatga